A single region of the Streptomyces sp. NBC_01381 genome encodes:
- the egtD gene encoding L-histidine N(alpha)-methyltransferase has protein sequence MSPFLLTRTLPEDATDAALRADVLQGLTRTPKTLPPKWFYDARGSALFDEITTLPEYYPTRAEREILQTRAAEIAAVTDARTLIELGSGSSEKTRHLIDALPSLHTYVPVDVSESALTGAANTLLASRPALDVHALIADFTRGLALPGTPGPRLVAFLGGTIGNLLPAERAAFLTSVRALLSPGDALLLGTDLVKDESVLVSAYDDGAGVTAAFNKNVLTVINRELGADFDPDAFSHVAVWDREHEWIEMRLRSRATQTVKIPALDLAVDFERHEEMRTEVSAKFREDGVRAELSAADLKLTHWWTDERGRFALSLSVAG, from the coding sequence GTGAGCCCGTTCCTGCTGACCCGCACCCTGCCCGAGGACGCCACCGACGCCGCCCTGCGCGCCGACGTCCTGCAAGGCCTCACCCGTACGCCCAAGACGCTGCCGCCCAAGTGGTTCTACGACGCACGCGGCAGCGCCCTGTTCGACGAGATCACCACGCTCCCCGAGTACTACCCGACACGCGCCGAGCGGGAGATCCTGCAGACACGCGCCGCGGAGATCGCCGCCGTGACGGACGCGCGCACCCTCATCGAGCTGGGCTCGGGCTCGTCGGAGAAGACCCGCCACCTCATCGACGCGCTGCCCTCGCTGCACACGTACGTCCCCGTGGACGTCAGCGAGAGCGCGCTGACCGGCGCCGCGAACACGCTCCTCGCCTCGCGCCCTGCTCTCGACGTACACGCCCTGATCGCCGACTTCACCCGCGGCCTCGCCCTGCCCGGCACGCCGGGCCCGCGTCTGGTGGCCTTCCTCGGCGGCACCATCGGCAATCTGCTACCGGCCGAACGCGCCGCCTTCCTCACGTCGGTACGTGCCCTGCTCTCCCCCGGTGACGCGCTGCTGCTCGGCACGGACCTGGTGAAGGACGAGTCGGTGCTCGTCTCCGCGTACGACGACGGGGCGGGCGTCACGGCTGCCTTCAACAAGAACGTCCTGACCGTCATCAACCGCGAACTGGGCGCCGACTTCGACCCCGACGCGTTCTCGCACGTCGCCGTCTGGGACCGCGAGCACGAGTGGATCGAGATGCGGCTGCGGTCGCGGGCCACGCAGACGGTGAAGATCCCGGCGCTCGACCTGGCGGTCGACTTCGAGCGGCACGAGGAGATGCGGACGGAGGTCTCGGCGAAGTTCCGGGAGGACGGGGTGCGGGCGGAACTGTCCGCGGCGGACCTGAAGCTGACGCATTGGTGGACGGATGAGAGGGGCCGCTTCGCGTTGTCGTTGAGTGTGGCGGGGTAA
- a CDS encoding GntR family transcriptional regulator, protein MDYQRTAPGGMLKRERVREVLLDLIETRRPGDAIPSERTLCADLGVSRPTLRAAVDDLVTSGLLVREHGRGMFVAPAKVTQELISASRPLTAPQAPGGWSSRVVEFSTVRAGARTGRKLRVSPAAEIVYVARLRLVDGEPIALEHLHIPAALTPGLTPEQMESGFYAHLREVRHIRPAHAVQSIEPTVVTEAEARLLGVPELSPALLFDRITTDTEGRPVEYVRSLYRGDRYRVASRLALGAAAEHPAPTASRTAAWWGTVE, encoded by the coding sequence ATGGACTACCAAAGAACCGCCCCCGGCGGCATGCTCAAGCGCGAGCGCGTGCGCGAGGTCCTGCTCGACCTGATCGAGACCCGCCGGCCCGGCGACGCGATCCCCTCCGAGCGCACACTCTGCGCCGACCTCGGTGTATCGCGGCCGACTCTGCGGGCTGCCGTCGACGACCTTGTGACCTCGGGACTTCTCGTACGCGAACACGGGCGCGGGATGTTCGTGGCACCCGCCAAGGTCACCCAGGAGCTGATCTCGGCGAGCCGCCCGCTCACCGCACCGCAGGCTCCGGGCGGCTGGTCGAGCCGGGTGGTGGAGTTCAGCACCGTCCGGGCCGGGGCACGGACCGGCCGCAAGCTGCGCGTCTCCCCCGCCGCCGAGATCGTGTACGTGGCACGGCTGCGCCTCGTCGACGGCGAACCCATCGCTCTGGAGCATCTGCACATTCCGGCCGCGCTGACACCGGGGCTCACCCCCGAGCAGATGGAGTCCGGTTTCTACGCCCATCTCCGCGAGGTCCGGCACATCCGTCCCGCCCACGCCGTGCAGTCCATCGAACCGACGGTGGTCACGGAGGCCGAGGCGCGGCTGCTCGGCGTGCCCGAGCTCTCCCCCGCGCTGCTCTTCGACCGGATCACCACGGACACCGAGGGCCGCCCCGTCGAGTATGTGCGCTCCCTCTACCGCGGCGACCGCTACCGCGTCGCCTCCCGGCTCGCCCTGGGCGCGGCCGCCGAACATCCCGCGCCCACCGCCTCGCGCACCGCCGCGTGGTGGGGCACGGTGGAGTGA
- a CDS encoding extracellular solute-binding protein, which translates to MSLSLVLAATALLPGCGVLPGGDEEQRTITVWFMKDSASAEFIKRFTEDFEQQHGDIDLEIRIQEWTGIGDKVKAALKAEDGPDVIEVGNTQVAQYVDEGGLHDLTLESARDLGMKDWLPGLAEPGRYNGSQYGVPWYAANRVVIYNKDLFAQAGIEQPPKTRAQWLTDTQRLNSGGNQGIYLAGQDWYTLSGFIWDEGGDLAKETNGVWRGSLHSPAALRGMEFYRQLQALGSGPRDADEEHPPQAGVFARGDVAQIVAVPGTVRAIEEKNPKLMGKLGYFPIPGKTAGRPGAVFTGGSDLVVRGKTGDRKGAVAVIEALAGKKWQTELARTMNYVPNKTTLASAVSDEPGVAAMAAGAARGRATPASPKWAAVEADNPIKAYMSKVLGGGEAAVEAGLASRRITRALDVSGP; encoded by the coding sequence ATGTCCCTGTCCCTCGTCCTCGCCGCCACCGCTCTGCTCCCCGGATGCGGCGTCCTGCCCGGCGGGGACGAGGAGCAGCGGACCATCACCGTGTGGTTCATGAAGGACAGCGCTTCGGCGGAGTTCATCAAGCGGTTCACCGAGGACTTCGAGCAGCAGCACGGCGACATCGACCTGGAGATACGCATCCAGGAATGGACCGGCATCGGTGACAAGGTCAAGGCCGCGCTCAAGGCCGAGGACGGCCCGGACGTGATCGAGGTCGGCAACACGCAGGTCGCTCAGTACGTCGACGAGGGCGGGCTCCATGACCTCACCCTGGAGTCCGCGCGCGATCTCGGCATGAAGGACTGGCTGCCGGGTCTGGCCGAGCCGGGGCGGTACAACGGCAGCCAGTACGGCGTGCCCTGGTACGCCGCCAACCGCGTCGTCATCTACAACAAGGACCTCTTCGCGCAGGCCGGGATCGAGCAGCCGCCGAAGACGCGGGCGCAGTGGCTCACGGATACGCAGCGGCTCAACTCCGGGGGAAATCAGGGGATCTACCTGGCGGGCCAGGACTGGTACACCCTGTCGGGGTTCATCTGGGACGAGGGCGGTGACCTGGCCAAGGAGACGAACGGGGTGTGGCGGGGCAGCCTGCACTCGCCCGCGGCGCTGCGGGGCATGGAGTTCTACCGGCAGCTCCAGGCGCTGGGTTCGGGCCCCCGAGACGCGGACGAGGAGCATCCGCCGCAGGCCGGGGTGTTCGCTCGGGGTGACGTGGCGCAGATCGTCGCCGTGCCGGGGACGGTGCGGGCGATCGAGGAGAAGAATCCGAAGCTGATGGGGAAGCTCGGCTACTTCCCCATCCCCGGGAAGACGGCGGGCAGGCCGGGGGCCGTCTTCACCGGTGGGTCCGATCTCGTGGTGCGCGGCAAGACCGGCGACCGCAAGGGTGCGGTCGCCGTGATCGAGGCGCTCGCCGGGAAGAAGTGGCAGACGGAGCTTGCCCGGACCATGAATTACGTGCCGAACAAGACGACGCTGGCCTCTGCCGTGTCGGATGAGCCGGGGGTCGCGGCGATGGCCGCGGGGGCGGCGCGGGGTCGGGCGACTCCGGCCTCCCCGAAGTGGGCCGCCGTGGAGGCGGACAATCCCATCAAGGCGTACATGTCGAAGGTGCTGGGCGGGGGTGAGGCGGCGGTGGAGGCGGGGCTGGCGTCCCGCCGGATCACCAGGGCGCTGGACGTGAGCGGGCCGTGA
- the egtC gene encoding ergothioneine biosynthesis protein EgtC, with the protein MCRHLAYLGPQEPLGKLLVEPEHSLFRQSWAPRQQRYGTVNADGFGVGWYAEGDPEPARYRRAGPIWGDRSFADLARVVRSGALLAAVRDATVAGADGEAAAAPFAAGAWLFSHNGAVAGWPRSLAPLTSGLPPAELLSMEARCDSALVWALVLHRLRGGDDEGQALADTVVEVAEAAPGSRLNLLLTNGETIAATAWGDTLWYLTEPGRRTVVASEPYDDDPHWRQVPDRTLLAASRTDVLLTPLKEPTE; encoded by the coding sequence ATGTGCCGTCACCTCGCCTACCTGGGCCCCCAGGAGCCGCTCGGCAAGCTCCTGGTGGAGCCCGAACACAGCCTGTTCCGCCAGTCGTGGGCGCCCCGGCAGCAGCGCTACGGCACGGTCAACGCCGATGGATTCGGGGTGGGTTGGTACGCCGAAGGCGATCCCGAGCCCGCCCGCTACCGCCGTGCCGGTCCGATCTGGGGCGACCGGTCCTTCGCGGACCTCGCCCGGGTCGTACGGTCCGGTGCCCTGCTCGCCGCGGTGCGGGACGCGACCGTGGCGGGTGCCGACGGGGAAGCGGCGGCGGCGCCGTTCGCCGCCGGGGCCTGGCTGTTCAGCCACAACGGCGCGGTGGCGGGCTGGCCGCGGTCCCTCGCCCCGCTCACCTCGGGCCTGCCGCCCGCCGAACTGCTCTCGATGGAGGCGCGCTGCGATTCCGCGCTGGTGTGGGCGCTCGTCCTGCACCGGCTGCGCGGCGGTGACGACGAGGGACAGGCCCTCGCGGACACCGTCGTCGAGGTCGCCGAGGCGGCCCCCGGATCACGCCTCAACCTCCTCCTCACCAACGGCGAGACGATCGCCGCGACCGCCTGGGGCGACACCCTCTGGTACCTCACCGAACCGGGCCGCCGCACCGTCGTGGCCTCCGAGCCCTACGACGACGATCCGCACTGGCGTCAGGTCCCCGACCGCACGCTGCTCGCCGCGAGCCGTACCGATGTTCTGCTGACCCCGCTCAAGGAGCCCACCGAGTGA
- a CDS encoding dodecin: protein MSDHTYRVTEIVGTSHEGVDQAIRNGIDRASQTLRSLDWFEVTQVRGHIENGQIEHYQVGLKVGFRLEDGDSA from the coding sequence ATGTCCGACCACACCTACCGGGTCACCGAGATCGTCGGCACCTCGCACGAGGGCGTCGACCAGGCGATCCGCAACGGCATCGACCGCGCCTCGCAGACCCTGCGCTCCCTGGACTGGTTCGAGGTCACCCAGGTGCGCGGCCATATCGAGAACGGGCAGATCGAGCACTACCAGGTGGGCCTGAAGGTCGGATTCCGCCTTGAGGACGGCGACAGCGCCTGA